From a region of the Ovis aries strain OAR_USU_Benz2616 breed Rambouillet chromosome 10, ARS-UI_Ramb_v3.0, whole genome shotgun sequence genome:
- the BRCA2 gene encoding breast cancer type 2 susceptibility protein isoform X8 encodes MPIGCKERPTFFDIFKTRCNKADLGPISLNWFEELSSEAPPCNSELSEELEYKISSYETNPFKTPQRKPYHQLASTPVIFKEQSLTLPLYQSPLKELHKFRSDSGKDIANSKHKSCCRVKAKINQANDVISPPPNSSLSESPVVLRCTYVTPQREKSVVCGSLFHTPKLIKGQTPKRISESLGAEVDPDMSWSSSLATPPTLSSTVLIVQDEEASAAVFPSDTTTILKTYFSNHDESLKNSKFIPSGPDSDNKNQTEAESHGLEKILEDSFGKVSSCKDHFEKSLPNVLEDEVHETVAGISEEDSLPVCVSKYKTKKLQKTKTGKTRKNIFHETKTDDCEGAKKEMTESKHSFVCETEPNDSDPLDSNVINQKPAGNGTDIISREVVPSSVSEWSQLTLSSLNGTQVEKTSLLHISCDQTNSEEDFIGTEKDCTNFITLENSLPHISSISKIVKILNKETVINKTDEGRCLESHEDPTTMGQQTLTDSSPLQGIKKSTFRIRESPEKILREDFSNNVTDTNLKEEPEDSKSESEIQTIYSQKEDFVCSSSGDNESWPATTKHTSEALKSTGLISTLKKKTKKFIYVINDKTTYQELKIQKDQESELTNSSAQFEAKPLEAPHTFTNVDSGSLHSSVQKNCSQNDSEEPSLSLTSSFGTVLRKCFNNESSSSNNQKISQDLYCKETNINKEKWQSFITTETDYVSCLQDKHCEDNPKSQGVSDIKEKVLPVVCRPELPHSEECSDTVFQFQESFLHDHENTTILTPSSKDLLSNPVVISRGKQSYKMSEKIKSKNCEAGFELTKYISMEKNQETCVLNENSKKPEMLSPEKYITGASPSVKVQCYQNMNLTVIHKDQEETTLISKRTVNPNSEELFPDNENNYIFQTTSERNIPILGNIKEIHEADLSCLKEPVLKNSVIVTSTDMDGGQAAKVSITKDSVSSNIVHDLIEKNRNSIKQQPKMTLGQDSKPDVSLDTDTRSNRNNFCGDKWAGLSDLTSSHSFGNGFRTASNKEIKLSEHNIKKSKTLFKDIEEHYPASLAWVESVKSLENQKKEGQPHDHDSQSIDTVCGYVQNGAVVSDGENSHTTPPVLSLKQDFNSNHNLTPSQKAEITELSTILEESGSQFEFTQFRKPSHRLQSNPFEMPETQMPVSNTTSEEQKDVDLHLTASVPSLSHVDNSKKCGLVGHEQKLICLSTTKCNKSVSGSLTDKSEEEFKGFYSARGTKLNFSNEALQKAMKLFSDIEKVSEETPAEVDPGSFSSDQCNDSDVSMFKVENYSNDKNLSEENNKCQLILQSNFEMTTSIFVKENTEDFKRNTENKDNKCTDFVCNLGESDGCASSKNDTVYVHKDESGLPYTDQYNIHLKLSHHFMKEENIPIKEGLSDLTCLEVMKAEETFNKSDKKEPIANKMRQNIKDFGVFDLSFWTASRKNIRVSKESLNKVVNFFDEKCTEKEFNHFSDSSNSELLSGIHINKKDISSHEETSMFKNKMLKESSPAGIENQILTLQQREKCELKKIREPTMLGFHTASGKKVKIAKESLDKVKNLFDETKQDNSEVTGFIHQEAKMLKNKEVCKEGLDLACEIVKVTAPQHEEMQNSLEEKKLVSEETAMPPRFLSDHLHRQTENLHTSHSISLKVKVHENMEEETAKSPLSCYTNHSTFSAIDNSALAFYTGHGRKISVSQASLLEAQKWLREGELNDQPEKTNSSEIICLKEYTGDYVQNPSCGNSSNSIITENDKSLSQKQDSTSLNNNMPNSYSYHSDFCHSSEGFNKSEYLSKNKIDNSGIEPVVKNVKDRKNTSFSEVIPTIRETNINPQALDKDSCVLKLMTKFSPCKNKKTAVEVALSNSNNFETEPPAYSTASDQIAFVSGETTVRERFTDNCRNIYIKQNTETKSGTDQTKTVTESHKALGDSEDVIFPNSPDNEEHNMHSQDVSHDIQGEPILQHDQSTSGLEKVSEIPLRHVDLKTSDRCKFNMGNHPRSVSSMNACGIFNTASGKSVQVSDSALRKARQVFSKSEDSAKQLFSTVSFESNEHSDIFRRKDNIMAHNPPNLLSSAFSGFSTASGKHVPVSESALRKVKGMFEEFNLIETEYSLQHSPTSTQDISKILPVSCTDKRTPEHSLSSKMEKAYNKEFKLSNNYNTESGSSENNHSIKVSSYLSEFKQDQQQSVLGTRVSHIDNIHLTGKKQTLPKNIKKEIGKTETFPDLVKTNTEICSTDSKDPENYFETEAVEIAKAFMEDGELTDSEFPSHAKHSPLTCHKNEETVLSNSRIEKRKGDALITVGEPPIKRNLLNEFDRIIENQGKSLKASKSTPDGTMKDRRLFMHHFSLEPVTCGPSCVTTERQEIQNPNFTAPGQEFLSKSQFYEYLTLGKSSSNLSISGQPLCKVPDPRNEKRRHSITVGKPMKVFVPPFKTKSHIHRDEQFVGKNTNLENKQKQKNVDEHGSGDSENNVNNCETHQTTTIHFTKGEEEPLGSITNLQNARDIQDMRIRKKQRQRIFPQPGSLYLAKTSTMPRISLREAVEGRIPSVCSHKRLYMYGVSKHCVKINSKNAEAFQFHTQDYFGKEGLWTGKGIQLADGGWLIPSNDGKAGKEEFYRALCDTPGVDPRLISRVWVYNHYRWIIWKLAAMEFAFPKEFANRCLNPERVLLQLKYRYDVEIDRSKRSAIKKIMERDDTAAKTLVLCVSEIISLSTDISEPSSNKTSSVDATKVAIIQLTDGWYAIKAQVDPPLSALLKNGRLTVGQKIVIHGAELVGSPDACTPLEAPESLMLKISANSTRPACWYAKLGFSPDPRPLPLPLSSLFSDGGNVGCVDIIIQRAYPIQWMEKTSTGLYIFRNEREEEKEATKYAEVQQKKLEALFTKIQAEFEDHEENVTEQCIPSRALTRQQVRALQDGAELYEAVKNAPDPSYFELY; translated from the exons GAAAGGATATTGCCAACAGTAAACACAAAAGTTGCTGCAGGGTGAAGGCTAAAATCAATCAAGCAAATGATGTTATCAGCCCACCTCCAAATTCCTCTCTTAGTGAAAG tcCTGTTGTTCTGCGATGTACATATGTAACACCACAAAGAGAAAAGTCGG TGGTATGTGGAAGTTTATTTCATACACCAAAGCTCATAAAg GGTCAGACACCGAAACGTATTTCTGAAAGTTTAGGAGCTGAGGTGGATCCTGATATGTCTTGGTCAAGTTCTTTGGCCACACCACCAACACTTAGTTCTACTGTGCTCATAG tcCAAGATGAGGAAGCATCTGCAGCTGTGTTTCCTAGTGATACTACTACT attttgaaaacatatttttctaacCATGATGAAAGTCTGAAAAATAGTAAGTTTATCCCTTCTGGGCCAGACAGCgacaacaaaaatcaaacagaagCTGAAAGTCATG GATTGGAGAAAATATTAGAGGATTCATTTGGTAAAGTAAGTAGCTGCAAAGACCATTTTGAAAAGTCACTGCCAAACGTCCTAGAAGATGAAGTACATGAAACAGTTGCAGGTATCTCTGAAGAAGATAGTTTGCCAGTATGTGTttctaaatacaaaacaaaaaagctacAAAAAACGAAAACTGGCAAGACTAGGAAAAATATCTtccatgaaacaaaaacagatgatTGTGAAGGAGctaaaaaggaaatgacagaaaGTAAACATTCATTTGTATGTGAAACAGAACCAAATGACAGTGATCCATTAGATTCAAATGTAATAAATCAAAAGCCCGCTGGGAATGGAACTGACATAATCTCCAGGGAAGTTGTACCATCTTCAGTCTCTGAATGGTCTCAGCTCACGCTTTCGAGTCTAAATGGAACCCAGGTGGAGAAAACGTCTCTACTGCATATTTCTTGTGACCAAACTAATTCAGAAGAAGACTTCATAGGCACAGAGAAAGACTGTACCAACTTCATTACTTTAGAAAATTCTTTGCCACATATTTCAAGCATATCAAAAATAGTGAAGATATTAAATAAGGAAACAGTGATAAACAAGACAGATGAAGGGCGGTGTCTTGAATCTCATGAAGATCCCACTACTATGGGACAGCAAACACTAACTGACTCTTCTCCACTTCAGGGCATCAAAAAATCTACCTTCAGGATAAGAGAATCTCCTGAAAAGATACTTAGAGAAGATTTCTCAAATAATGTGACTGATACAAACTTGAAAGAAGAACCAGAAGACTCTAAAAGTGAATCAGAAATACAAACTATTTACTCACAGAAAGAGGATTTTGTATGTTCAAGTTCAGGGGATAATGAGAGCTGGCCAGCCACTACCAAACACACTTCAGAAGCTTTGAAGAGCACAGGTTTAATAtccactttgaaaaagaaaacaaaaaagtttatttatgttATAAATGATAAAACAACTTACCAAGAACTGAAAATACAGAAAGACCAAGAATCAGAACTAACTAATTCTTCAGCCCAATTTGAAGCAAAGCCTTTGGAGGCACCACATACATTTACAAATGTTGATTCAG GTTCACTGCATTCTTCTGTCCAAAAAAACTGTTCACAGAATGATTCTGAAGAACCATCTTTGTCTTTAACCAGCTCTTTTGGGACAGTtctgagaaaatgttttaataatgaaAGCAGTTCTTCTAATAATCAAAAAATATCTCAGGATCTTTATTGTAAAGAAACaaacattaataaagaaaaatggcaGTCATTTATAACCACAGAAACTGATTATGTGTCATGCTTGCAGGACAAGCATTGTGAAGATAATCCAAAAAGCCAAGGTGTTTCAGATATAAAGGAAAAAGTCTTGCCTGTAGTATGTCGCCCTGAATTGCCACATTCAGAGGAATGTAGTGATACTGTCTTCCAATTCCAGGAGAGTTTTTTACATGACCATGAGAATACCACCATTTTAACTCCTAGCTCCAAGGATCTTCTGTCAAATCCAGTTGTGatttctagaggaaaacaatcatataaaatgtcagagaaaataaaatctaagaaTTGTGAAGCAGGTTTTGAATTAACTAAATATATTTCCATGGAAAAGAATCAAGAAACatgtgttttaaatgaaaattctaaGAAACCTGAGATGTTGTCACCTGAAAAATATATAACAGGAGCATCACCTTCTGTGAAAGTACAGTGCTACCAAAATATGAATCTCACAGTCATCCATAAAGACCAGGAAGAAACTACTTTAATTTCAAAAAGAACTGTCAACCCAAACTCTGAAGAACTTTTCCCagacaatgaaaataattatatctttCAAACAACTAGTGAAAGGAATATTCCTATTTTAGGAAACATTAAGGAAATTCATGAGGCAGACCTCAGTTGTTTAAAAGAACCTGTTCTTAAGAACTCTGTCATAGTAACAAGTACAGATATGGATGGCGGACAAGCAGCCAAAGTGTCCATTACAAAAGATTCCGTCTCATCAAATATAGTCCATGATCTTATAGAGAAGAATAGAAATAGTATAAAGCAACAACCAAAGATGACTTTAGGTCAAGATTCAAAGCCAGATGTGTCCCTAGATACAGATACGAGATCCAACAGAAATAACTTTTGCGGGGACAAATGGGCAGGACTCTCAGATTTGACTTCAAGTCACAGTTTTGGAAATGGCTTCAGAACAGCttctaataaagaaataaaactctctgaACACAACATCAAGAAAAGCAAAACGCTCTTCAAGGATATTGAAGAACATTATCCTGCTAGCTTAGCTTGGGTTGAAAGTGTAAAATCattagaaaatcaaaagaaagaaggCCAACCTCATGATCATGATTCACAGTCAATTGATACAGTGTGTGGGTATGTGCAGAATGGTGCAGTTGTTTCTGATGGTGAAAACAGTCACACGACTCCTCCAGTTTTATCTTTAAAGCAAGACTTCAATTCAAACCATAATTTAACACCCAGCCAGAAGGCAGAAATTACAGAACTTTCTACAATATTGGAAGAATCAGGAAGTCAGTTTGAATTTACACAGTTCAGAAAACCAAGCCACAGATTACAGAGTAATCCATTTGAAATGCCTGAAACCCAGATGCCTGTCTCGAATACCACTTCTGAGGAGCAGAAAGATGTTGATCTTCATCTCACAGCCAGTGTCCCATCTCTCAGTCATGTAGATAACAGCAAGAAATGTGGTTTAGTTGGACATGAGCAAAAGTTGATCTGCTTGTCAACAACCAAGTGTAACAAAAGTGTTTCTGGTTCTTTAACAGATAAAAGTGAAGAAGAGTTTAAGGGCTTTTATTCAGCTCGTGGCACAAAATTGAATTTTTCTAATGAAGCATTGCAGAAAGCCATGAAGCTGTTCAGTGACATTGAGAAAGTTAGTGAGGAAACTCCTGCAGAAGTAGATCCAGGAAGTTTCTCTTCAGATCAGTGTAATGATTCTGATGTTTCTATGTTTAAGGTAGAAAATTATAGCAATGATAAAAATTTAAgtgaggaaaataataaatgccAACTGATACTACAAAGTAACTTTGAAATGACCACCAGCATTTTTGTCAAAGAAAATACTGAAGATTTCAAGAGAAATACTGAAAACAAAGATAACAAATGTACTGATTTTGTTTGTAATTTAGGAGAATCTGATGGCTGTGCTTCAAGTAAAAATGATACAGTTTATGTTCATAAAGACGAAAGTGGCTTACCATATACTGATCAGTACAACATACATCTGAAATTATCTCATCACTTTATGAAGGAGGAAAACATTCCAATTAAAGAAGGTTTGTCAGATTTAACTTGTTTGGAAGTTATGAAAGCTGAAGAAACATTTAATAAGTCAGATAAAAAGGAGCCAATTGCTAATAAGATGaggcaaaatataaaagattttgGTGTTTTTGATTTGTCCTTTTGGACTGCAAGTAGGAAAAACATAAGGGTTTCTAAGGAGTCTTTAAATAAAGTTGTAAATTTCTTTGATGAAAAATgtacagaaaaagaatttaatcATTTTTCAGATTCCTCAAATTCTGAATTACTTTCTGGCATACATATCAACAAAAAAGACATTTCAAGTCATGAGGAAACCAGTATGTTCAAAaacaaaatgttgaaagaaagCAGCCCAGCTGGTATTGAAAATCAAATACTGACACTccagcaaagagaaaaatgtgaaCTCAAAAAGATCAGAGAACCAACCATGTTGGGTTTCCATACAGCTagtgggaaaaaagtaaaaattgccAAAGAATCTTTGGACAAAGTGAAAAATCTTTTTGACGAAACAAAGCAAGACAATAGTGAAGTGACTGGTTTTATCCATCAAGAGGCAAAGATGCTAAAGAACAAAGAGGTTTGTAAAGAAGGGCTTGACTTAGCATGTGAGATAGTTAAAGTAACTGCCCCACAGCATGAAGAGATGCAGAATTCTCTAGAGGAGAAAAAGCTTGTTTCTGAGGAGACTGCCATGCCACCCAGGTTCTTAAGTGATCATTTACACAGACAAACTGAAAATCTCCACACATCACATAGTATCTCTCTGAAAGTTAAAGTACATGAAAATATGGAAGAAGAAACTGCAAAAAGTCCTTTATCTTGTTACACAAACCATTCCACTTTTTCAGCCATTGATAACTCAGCTTTAGCGTTTTACACAGGACATGGTAGAAAAATTTCTGTGAGTCAGGCTTCACTACTTGAAGCCCAGAAATGGCTTAGAGAAGGAGAATTGAATGATCAACCAGAAAAAACAAATTCCTCCGAAATTATATGTTTAAAGGAATATACTGGGGATTATGTACAAAATCCTTCTTGTGGAAACAGTTCAAACAGTATCATAACTGAAAATGACAAAAGCCTCTCTCAAAAGCAAGATTCAACTTCCTTAAACAACAACATGCCTAACAGCTATTCATATCATTCTGATTTTTGTCATTCCAGTGAGGGATTTAATAAATCAGAGTatctctcaaaaaataaaattgataattcTGGCATTGAGCCAGTAGTAAAGAATGTCAAAGATAGGAAAAACACTAGTTTTTCTGAAGTAATACCTACCATAAGAGAAACAAACATAAACCCACAAGCTTTAGACAAAGATAGTTGTGTTCTGAAACTTATGACTAAGTTTTCAccatgcaaaaataaaaagacagctgTTGAAGTGGCCTTATCTAATTCAAATAATTTTGAGACTGAACCACCTGCATACAGCACAGCAAGTGATCAAATAGCCTTTGTTTCAGGTGAAACAACAGTCAGAGAGAGGTTTACAGACAACTGCAGGAACATATATATTAAGCAAAACACTGAGACTAAATCAGGCACTGACCAAACAAAAACTGTGACAGAGTCTCATAAGGCATTGGGTGACTCAGAGGATGTTATTTTCCCTAACTCTCCAGATAATGAAGAACATAATATGCATTCACAGGATGTTTCTCATGACATTCAAGGTGAACCAATTTTACAGCATGACCAAAGTACTTCTGGATTGGAGAAAGTTTCTGAGATACCACTTCGTCATGTTGATTTGAAAACTTCTGATAGATGTAAATTTAACATGGGAAACCATCCCAGGTCTGTCTCTTCTATGAATGCTTGTGGGATTTTTAACACAGCAAGTGGAAAATCTGTCCAAGTGTCAGATTCTGCATTACGAAAAGCAAGACAGGTATTTTCTAAGTCAGAAGACAGTGCCAAGCAACTCTTTTCCACAGTGTCGTTTGAAAGTAATGAGCATTCAGACATATTCAGAAGAAAAGACAATATTATGGCACATAACCCCCCAAATTTACTATCATCTGCTTTCTCTGGATTTAGTACAGCAAGTGGAAAACACGTTCCAGTTTCTGAGAGTGCCTTACGCAAAGTTAAGGGAATGTTTGAAGAATTCAATTTAATCGAAACTGAATATAGTCTCCAGCATTCACCTACCTCTACGCAAGATATATCAAAGATACTTCCTGTCTCTTGTACTGATAAAAGAACTCCAGAACACTCTCTAAGCTCCAAAATGGAAAAAGCCtacaataaagaatttaaattatCAAACAACTATAACACTGAAAGTGGTTCTTCAGAAAATAATCACTCTATTAAAGTTTCGTCGTATCTCTCTGAATTTAAGCAAGACCAACAACAGTCAGTATTAGGAACCAGAGTATCACACATTGACAACATTCATCTTACGGGGAAAAAACAAACTTtgcctaaaaatataaaaaaggaaattgggAAAACTGAAACTTTTCCTGATCTTGtgaaaacaaatacagaaatttGTTCTACTGACTCCAAAGACCCAGAGAACTATTTTGAAACAGAAGCAGTGGAGATTGCCAAAGCTTTTATGGAAGATGGTGAGCTGACAGATTCTGAATTTCCAAGTCATGCGAAACACTCTCCTTTAACATGCCacaaaaatgaggaaacagtttTGTCAAATtcaagaatagaaaaaagaaaaggagatgcACTTATCACAGTTG GAGAACCCCCAATCAAACGAAACTTGTTAAATGAATTTGACAGGATAATAGAAAATCAAGGAAAATCCTTAAAGGCTTCAAAAAGCACTCCAGATG gcaCAATGAAAGATAGAAGGTTGTTTATGCATCACTTTTCTTTAGAGCCAGTTACCTGTGGACCCTCTTG CGTAACTACGGAACGGCAAGAAATACAGAACCCAAATTTCACTGCACCTGGTCAAGAATTTTTGTCTAAGTCTCAGTTTTATGAATACCTGACTTTGGGAAAGTCTTCAAGCAATTTATCAATTTCAGGGCAGCCACTTTGCAAGGTTCCTGAcccaagaaatgagaaaaggagaCACTCAATAACCGTAGGCAAACCCATGAAAGTCTTTGTCCCACCTTTTAAAACTAAATCACACATTCACAGAGATGAGCAGTTTGTTGGCAAGAATACtaatttggaaaacaaacaaaaacaaaaaaacgtaGATGAGCATGGCTCTGGCGACAGTGAAAACAATGTTAACAACTGTGAAACTCATCAGACAACAACTATACATTTCACCAAGGGTGAAGAAGAACCTTTAG GTTCAATTACAAATCTTCAGAATGCCAGAGATATACAGGATATGCGAAttagaaagaaacaaaggcaACGTATTTTTCCACAGCCAGGCAGTCTGTACCTTGCAAAAACATCCACTATGCCTAGAATCTCTCTCAGAGAGGCAGTAGAAGGCCGAATTCCCTCTGTGTGTTCTCACAAACGG CTATATATGTATGGTGTTTCTAAACACTGTGTAAAAATTAACAGCAAAAATGCAGAGGCTTTTCAGTTTCACACTCAGGATTATTTTGGTAAGGAAGGTTTATGGACTGGAAAGGGAATACAATTGGCTGATGGTGGATGGCTCATACCCTCCAATGATGGAAAGGCTGGAAAAGAAGAATTTTACAG AGCTCTGTGTGACACCCCAGGTGTGGATCCAAGGCTTATTTCTAGAGTTTGGGTCTATAATCATTATAGATGGATTATATGGAAACTAGCAGCTATGGAATTTGCCTTTCCTAAGGAATTTGCTAATAGATGCCTGAACCCAGAAAGGGTACTTCTTCAACTAAAATACAG atATGATGTAGAAATCGATAGAAGCAAAagatcagcaataaaaaagataatggaAAGGGATGACACAGCTGCAAAAACACTTGTTCTCTGtgtttctgaaataatttcattAAGCACAGATATATCTGAACCTTCTAGCAATAAGACTAGCAGTGTGGATGCCACAAAGGTAGCCATTATCCAACTTACAGATGGATGGTATGCTATTAAGGCCCAGGTGGACCCTCCCCTCTCAGCTCTCCTAAAGAATGGTAGACTGACTGTGGGTCAGAAGATCGTAATTCATGGAGCAGAGCTAGTGGGCTCTCCTGATGCCTGTACACCTCTTGAAGCCCCAGAATCTCTTATGTTAAAG ATTTCCGCTAACAGCACTCGACCTGCTTGCTGGTATGCCAAACTTGGATTCTCCCCCGATCCCAGACCACTTCCTCTTCCCTTGTCATCACTCTTCAGCGATGGAGGAAATGTTGGTTGTGTTGATATAATTATTCAGAGAGCATACCCTATACAG TGGATGGAGAAGACATCAACTGGATTATACATATTTCGcaatgaaagagaagaggaaaaggaagcaaCAAAATATGCAGAAGTTCAGCAAAAGAAACTGGAAGCACTGTTCACTAAAATTCAAGCAGAATTTGAAGACCATGAAG AAAATGTGACAGAACAATGTATACCGTCACGTGCACTAACAAGACAGCAAGTCCGTGCTCTGCAAGATGGTGCAGAACTTTATGAAGCTGTGAAGAATGCGCCAGACCCAAGTTACTTCGAG